One Egicoccus halophilus genomic region harbors:
- a CDS encoding CheR family methyltransferase translates to MTTTDTTTLTASDLTYLRELVRQRSAIVIDESKSYLLESRLAPVARRNGLGSLTELVARLRTQRSGPLHDLVVDAMTTNETSFFRDLHPWTALEKVWIPELVQKRAAQRTLTFWNAACSSGQEPYSLAMMLRDRFPHIVDSWNIRIIATDLSAEMLGRSAAGRYTQLEVNRGLPAPLLVKHFRRDGQYWQIREQLRGMVEFRSLNLVSTWPFVPQVDVIFLRNVLIYFDLPTKQQILGKVREVLRPDGLLMLGTAETTLNVDDRFERITVDRATAYRPR, encoded by the coding sequence ATGACCACCACCGACACCACGACCCTGACGGCATCGGACCTGACCTACCTGCGGGAGTTGGTCCGACAGCGTTCGGCGATCGTCATCGACGAGTCGAAGAGCTACCTGCTCGAGTCCCGGCTCGCGCCGGTGGCCCGTCGCAACGGCCTCGGTTCGCTGACCGAGCTGGTCGCCCGACTGCGGACCCAGCGCAGCGGTCCACTGCACGACCTGGTCGTCGACGCCATGACCACCAACGAGACCAGCTTCTTCCGGGACCTGCACCCGTGGACGGCGCTGGAGAAGGTGTGGATCCCCGAGCTGGTCCAGAAGCGGGCCGCCCAACGGACGCTGACGTTCTGGAACGCGGCCTGCTCCAGCGGACAGGAGCCGTACTCGCTGGCGATGATGCTGCGCGACCGGTTCCCGCACATCGTCGACAGCTGGAACATCCGCATCATCGCCACGGACCTGTCCGCGGAGATGCTGGGGCGCTCGGCCGCCGGTCGCTACACCCAGCTCGAGGTCAACCGGGGGTTGCCGGCGCCGCTGCTGGTCAAGCACTTCCGACGCGACGGGCAGTACTGGCAGATCCGCGAGCAGCTGCGCGGCATGGTCGAGTTCCGATCGCTCAACCTGGTGTCGACGTGGCCGTTCGTGCCGCAGGTGGACGTCATCTTCCTGCGCAACGTCCTCATCTACTTCGACCTGCCGACCAAGCAGCAGATCCTCGGCAAGGTCCGAGAGGTCCTGCGGCCGGACGGCCTGCTCATGCTCGGCACCGCCGAGACGACCCTCAACGTCGATGACCGCTTCGAGCGGATCACCGTCGATCGCGCCACCGCCTACCGCCCCCGCTGA
- the csrA gene encoding carbon storage regulator CsrA: MLVLSRRIGESIVIGNQVTITVLEVRGDQVRIGVDAPREVQVHREEVWQALQEENARAADTADRARRLVARMPQAARRPDDGPPKPPG; encoded by the coding sequence GTGCTCGTACTCTCTCGCCGGATCGGCGAGTCCATCGTGATCGGCAACCAGGTCACCATCACCGTGCTCGAGGTGCGTGGCGACCAGGTGCGCATCGGGGTCGACGCCCCGCGTGAGGTGCAGGTGCACCGCGAGGAGGTGTGGCAGGCGCTGCAGGAGGAGAACGCACGCGCTGCCGACACCGCCGACCGCGCCCGCCGACTCGTCGCCCGCATGCCCCAGGCGGCCCGCCGTCCCGACGACGGACCGCCCAAGCCGCCGGGCTAG
- the flgK gene encoding flagellar hook-associated protein FlgK → MSFVGLYTGLSGVRAAQVGIDITSHNVANAATPGYTRQRVELAARPTYQAPGANIGTGVDVTTIGRLRDGFLDARFRTAVADHAASSVRGDLLGRLEQLTGEPQQGVSTRLTRLWEAAESWANNPADPATRRQVLSELSSVSDTLRSTAAAWDALEADVTSRRDTQVAMVNKTLESLAALDQRIADTDPTRVGPDLYDQRDLLLDEVARLTGGEVRIDTEGRALVTVPGADGQPVDLLRTGERAKLFVDADAGSIAVVTLDATDADGAPVVAAGGEIGGLHQVLSADLPQWRRELDAFTEAFVAAVNGVNAGGAVADGDGGSRPGDVLMTFEPGNAAASVRLADGVGVGHLAAGALPTTDGVHDPSLAPAPNDGRNARLFADLRTARLDADGNPTAGGSSLENRLADLVVGLAADVRAAKGAADGARAVSVGAELARLQEHGVSLDEEMVGLVRYQRSLEAASRVMTAVDEALDVLINRTGIVGR, encoded by the coding sequence GTGTCCTTCGTCGGCCTCTACACCGGTCTCAGCGGCGTCCGCGCCGCCCAGGTCGGCATCGACATCACGAGCCACAACGTGGCCAACGCCGCCACGCCCGGCTACACGCGCCAGCGGGTCGAGCTCGCCGCGCGTCCGACCTACCAGGCGCCCGGGGCCAACATCGGCACGGGCGTCGACGTCACCACGATCGGCCGGCTGCGCGACGGGTTCCTCGACGCGCGCTTCCGCACCGCGGTCGCCGACCACGCGGCCTCGTCGGTGCGCGGCGACCTGCTCGGTCGGCTCGAGCAGCTGACCGGTGAGCCCCAGCAGGGGGTCTCGACCCGCCTGACCCGGCTGTGGGAGGCGGCGGAGTCGTGGGCCAACAACCCGGCCGACCCCGCGACGCGCCGTCAGGTGCTCAGCGAGCTGTCCTCGGTGTCCGACACGCTGCGCTCGACCGCCGCCGCCTGGGACGCGCTGGAGGCCGACGTCACCTCCCGACGCGACACCCAGGTGGCGATGGTGAACAAGACGCTCGAGTCGCTCGCCGCTCTCGACCAGCGCATCGCCGACACCGACCCGACACGGGTCGGACCCGACCTGTACGACCAGCGTGACCTGCTGCTCGACGAGGTCGCGCGCCTGACCGGCGGCGAGGTGCGCATCGACACCGAGGGCCGTGCGCTGGTGACCGTGCCCGGTGCCGACGGCCAGCCCGTCGACCTGCTGCGCACCGGCGAGCGCGCCAAGCTGTTCGTCGACGCCGACGCCGGGTCGATCGCCGTGGTCACCCTCGACGCGACCGATGCCGACGGCGCGCCCGTGGTGGCGGCCGGCGGCGAGATCGGTGGACTCCACCAGGTGCTCAGCGCCGACCTGCCGCAGTGGCGCCGGGAACTCGACGCCTTCACCGAGGCCTTCGTCGCCGCGGTGAACGGGGTCAACGCCGGCGGCGCCGTCGCCGACGGTGACGGCGGATCCCGGCCCGGCGACGTGCTGATGACGTTCGAGCCCGGCAACGCCGCGGCCAGCGTCCGGCTCGCCGACGGGGTCGGCGTCGGTCACCTCGCCGCCGGCGCCCTGCCGACCACCGACGGGGTCCACGACCCCTCGCTGGCCCCGGCCCCCAACGACGGCCGCAACGCGCGGCTGTTCGCGGATCTGCGCACGGCCAGGCTCGACGCGGACGGCAACCCGACCGCCGGTGGCAGCAGCCTCGAGAACCGGCTCGCCGACCTGGTCGTCGGACTGGCCGCCGACGTCCGCGCCGCCAAGGGCGCGGCCGACGGGGCCCGCGCCGTCTCGGTCGGGGCGGAGCTCGCCCGGCTGCAGGAGCACGGGGTCAGCCTCGACGAGGAGATGGTCGGGCTCGTGCGCTACCAGCGTTCGCTGGAGGCGGCCAGCCGGGTCATGACCGCGGTCGACGAGGCCCTGGACGTGTTGATCAACCGCACCGGCATCGTCGGTCGCTGA
- a CDS encoding HD domain-containing phosphohydrolase codes for MPAVEIDVPLVRLDELGHPAPPTTELRLRCLGVPDSARGRLTSVGTVLVEDDDAAVDAIVLSTRLAPDELAAAERQLAEVGRPTIVLAHTGAERLAVQLVEAGADAIVGEGNEEALLGLVNPDRSPNTLLTSYERRFGSDSASSRGLDPATGLLDRGTFERRIATLGDADDEPRVAFVKILSDRWSTPEADPVVAVQRRRLATALSHLVTTTRSELYATSHGEFGLVGPTLSPHDMQRLGRQIGEIVSTFRDRGLPLRAVIGHAGPESTTDPEQLLELARRAVEVAVADGSTGVLGAEDLSLGVSTTTELEVVVRMLDQVEPLLPEGRGHGERVGRVSAELARLRGWSPGAVARARLAGHLHDVGRAGLPTAAVGGPGELTGELLEAWRTFPTRSASMLRLTAGAAVAAAVQSQRERWDGNGFPEGIRSTDIPDAARLLAVAHAIDEITAEGASSATLASRLAERSGTELDPELVDTALDNLTALLHARLG; via the coding sequence ATGCCGGCCGTCGAGATCGACGTCCCGCTCGTCCGGCTCGACGAGCTGGGACATCCCGCGCCCCCCACCACCGAACTGCGCCTGCGCTGCCTCGGGGTCCCCGACAGCGCCAGGGGACGGCTCACCTCCGTGGGGACCGTGCTGGTCGAGGACGACGACGCCGCCGTCGATGCGATCGTGCTCTCGACGCGTCTCGCACCCGACGAGCTCGCCGCCGCCGAACGACAGCTCGCCGAGGTGGGCCGGCCCACGATCGTGCTGGCCCACACCGGCGCCGAACGGCTCGCGGTGCAGCTGGTCGAGGCCGGCGCCGACGCGATCGTCGGCGAGGGCAACGAGGAGGCCCTGCTCGGTCTGGTCAACCCCGACCGCTCCCCCAACACCCTGCTGACCTCGTACGAGCGACGCTTCGGCTCCGACAGTGCGAGCAGCCGAGGACTCGACCCGGCCACCGGGCTGCTCGACCGCGGCACGTTCGAACGCCGCATCGCCACCCTCGGTGACGCCGACGACGAACCGCGGGTCGCGTTCGTGAAGATCCTCTCCGACCGCTGGAGCACCCCGGAGGCCGACCCGGTCGTCGCCGTGCAGCGGCGACGGCTGGCCACGGCACTCTCGCACCTGGTCACGACCACGCGCAGCGAGCTCTACGCCACCAGCCACGGCGAGTTCGGACTCGTCGGCCCGACGCTGAGCCCCCACGACATGCAGCGGCTCGGGCGCCAGATTGGCGAGATCGTGAGCACCTTCCGCGATCGCGGGCTGCCCCTGCGCGCGGTGATCGGCCACGCCGGACCGGAGTCGACCACCGACCCCGAACAGCTGCTCGAGCTCGCCCGCCGCGCCGTCGAGGTCGCCGTCGCCGACGGCAGCACCGGCGTGCTCGGGGCCGAGGATCTCTCCCTGGGCGTGTCCACGACCACGGAGCTCGAGGTCGTCGTCCGCATGCTCGACCAGGTCGAGCCGCTGTTGCCCGAGGGGCGCGGCCACGGTGAGCGTGTCGGTCGCGTCTCCGCCGAACTGGCCCGCCTACGTGGCTGGTCCCCGGGCGCCGTCGCCCGGGCTCGGCTGGCCGGGCACCTCCACGACGTCGGTCGCGCCGGACTGCCCACCGCTGCCGTCGGCGGCCCCGGTGAACTCACCGGTGAACTGCTCGAGGCCTGGCGGACCTTCCCGACCCGCTCGGCCAGCATGTTGCGCCTGACGGCCGGCGCCGCCGTGGCCGCCGCCGTGCAGTCGCAGCGCGAGCGCTGGGACGGCAACGGCTTCCCCGAAGGCATCCGCAGCACCGACATCCCCGATGCGGCCCGTCTGCTGGCGGTCGCCCACGCCATCGACGAGATCACCGCCGAGGGCGCCAGCAGCGCGACGCTGGCCTCACGGCTGGCCGAGCGCAGCGGTACCGAGCTGGACCCCGAACTGGTGGACACCGCGCTGGACAACCTGACCGCACTGCTGCACGCGCGACTGGGCTGA
- a CDS encoding chemotaxis protein CheX, which produces MDTATIDLQQIGADIWAAILGLDLKPSHTRDQHDPAERVVTGCVQITGDWSGAVTVQCAESLARQATALMFGSEPDEVTEDEISDTVGELANMTGGNVKSLLAGNCQLSLPAVTTGQNYSVHIPSAQVVDRVTADCDGELVVMTMLERRA; this is translated from the coding sequence ATGGACACCGCAACAATCGACCTGCAACAGATCGGCGCCGACATCTGGGCCGCGATCCTCGGCCTGGACCTCAAGCCGTCGCACACGCGCGACCAGCACGATCCCGCCGAGCGGGTCGTCACCGGCTGCGTGCAGATCACCGGCGACTGGTCGGGCGCGGTCACCGTGCAGTGCGCGGAGTCGCTCGCCCGGCAGGCCACCGCGCTGATGTTCGGCTCGGAACCGGACGAGGTCACCGAGGACGAGATCTCCGACACCGTCGGCGAGCTCGCCAACATGACCGGGGGCAACGTCAAGTCCCTGCTCGCCGGGAACTGTCAGCTCTCGCTCCCGGCCGTCACCACCGGCCAGAACTACTCGGTGCACATCCCCAGCGCCCAGGTCGTCGACCGCGTCACCGCCGACTGCGACGGAGAGCTGGTCGTCATGACGATGCTCGAGCGCCGCGCCTGA
- a CDS encoding sigma-70 family RNA polymerase sigma factor, whose product MTTATATATATGVSTAVDVNALVEEHLYLVGHVVNQLSARFPRHVDRDELRGAGAAGLVDAAHRYDPSTGVPFGRYAAIRIRGAVLDATRSRDWATRRLRRDLRTIESTQAELEEKLQRRPDDAEIAEAMGTDESAVRSRRAAAVTSTLLTLDRPVREDESGGVLGDRLVEQDTAWLPEAALEHNELVGTLRTAIAHLPELPRKVLVEHHFEGRLLRDIADDLGVTEARASQLRHEALHALQAYFGTAYDNVPTVPADAPGKRRRAAYVAQVSTNTTWRTRLTGDDAADLTTSFA is encoded by the coding sequence ATGACCACCGCCACCGCCACCGCGACCGCCACGGGCGTGTCCACCGCCGTCGACGTCAACGCGCTGGTCGAGGAGCACCTCTACCTGGTCGGCCACGTGGTCAACCAGCTCTCGGCCCGCTTCCCGCGCCACGTCGACCGCGACGAGCTGCGTGGCGCCGGCGCGGCCGGTCTGGTCGACGCCGCCCACCGCTACGACCCCTCCACCGGGGTGCCCTTCGGCCGCTACGCCGCGATCCGCATCCGTGGTGCGGTGCTCGACGCGACCCGCTCGCGTGACTGGGCGACCCGGCGGCTGCGTCGTGACCTGCGCACGATCGAGTCGACCCAGGCCGAGCTCGAGGAGAAGCTGCAGCGCCGTCCCGACGACGCCGAGATCGCCGAGGCGATGGGCACCGACGAGTCCGCGGTCCGCTCGCGACGGGCGGCCGCGGTGACCTCCACGCTGCTGACGCTGGACCGTCCGGTGCGTGAGGACGAGTCGGGCGGGGTGCTCGGTGACCGGCTGGTCGAGCAGGACACCGCGTGGCTGCCCGAGGCCGCGCTGGAGCACAACGAGCTCGTCGGCACGCTGCGCACCGCGATCGCGCACCTGCCCGAGCTGCCCCGCAAGGTCCTGGTCGAGCACCACTTCGAGGGCCGGTTGCTGCGCGACATCGCCGACGACCTCGGGGTGACCGAGGCCCGCGCGTCGCAGCTGCGTCACGAGGCCCTGCACGCGCTGCAGGCCTACTTCGGGACCGCCTACGACAACGTGCCCACCGTGCCCGCCGACGCCCCGGGCAAGCGCCGCCGTGCCGCCTACGTCGCCCAGGTCTCGACCAACACCACCTGGCGCACCCGCCTCACCGGCGACGACGCCGCCGACCTCACCACGTCCTTCGCCTGA
- a CDS encoding flagellin produces MRITSEAMVLRSVDRLQSRLALYERSQTELATGRRILQPSDDPAGTRRALSLQSSLQGREQELANISDARGWLDTADTHLQTVTTRLARVRDLATQGASDQDDNVRRALAAEIRQITEELAGMASTTHLDRPLFGGFGTGEQVRRVDGAWQFPDARQAGEPDQITRRVSDSEQVRINVTAAEWLGTEVVGTDDQGAPVQGPQLLNFLERLATELETGDDPAVVGESLALIQTATVKVTDTLAQIGAATNRVESARARALDLQLTLRSELSQVENIDMAQGIMELQVQQVAYEATLQALAKALPPSLVAFLR; encoded by the coding sequence ATGCGAATCACCAGCGAGGCGATGGTGCTGCGGTCGGTCGACCGGCTCCAGTCGCGGCTGGCGCTCTACGAGCGCTCCCAGACCGAGTTGGCCACCGGCCGCCGGATCCTGCAGCCCTCCGACGACCCGGCCGGCACCCGCCGCGCCCTGTCGTTGCAGTCGTCGCTGCAGGGCCGCGAGCAGGAGTTGGCGAACATCTCCGACGCCCGCGGCTGGCTGGACACGGCCGACACCCATCTGCAGACGGTCACCACACGGCTCGCCCGCGTCCGTGACCTCGCGACCCAGGGTGCCAGCGACCAGGACGACAACGTCCGCAGGGCGCTGGCGGCCGAGATCCGGCAGATCACCGAGGAGCTGGCCGGCATGGCCAGCACCACGCACCTCGACCGTCCGTTGTTCGGCGGTTTCGGGACCGGTGAGCAGGTCCGCAGGGTCGACGGCGCCTGGCAGTTCCCCGACGCCCGTCAGGCCGGCGAGCCCGACCAGATCACGCGGCGGGTCAGCGACAGCGAGCAGGTCCGCATCAACGTGACCGCGGCCGAGTGGCTGGGCACCGAGGTCGTCGGCACCGACGACCAGGGCGCTCCGGTCCAGGGTCCGCAGCTGCTGAACTTCCTCGAGCGACTCGCCACCGAACTCGAGACCGGCGACGACCCCGCCGTGGTCGGCGAGTCCCTCGCCCTCATCCAGACCGCCACCGTCAAGGTGACGGACACCCTCGCGCAGATCGGTGCCGCGACCAACCGGGTCGAGTCCGCCCGGGCCCGGGCACTGGACCTGCAACTGACCCTGCGCAGCGAGCTGTCGCAGGTGGAGAACATCGACATGGCCCAAGGAATCATGGAACTTCAGGTGCAACAGGTCGCCTACGAGGCAACCCTGCAGGCATTGGCGAAGGCGCTGCCGCCGTCGCTGGTGGCGTTCCTGCGATGA
- a CDS encoding protein-glutamate methylesterase/protein-glutamine glutaminase: MTRVRVLVVDDAVVVRKIVTDALAEDPTIEVVGTAPNGRIALAKIPQVNPDVVTLDVEMPEMDGLATLSAIRAQYPRLPVIMFSTLTERGAATTMEALLRGANDYVTKPANVGSVAEAQQRVKAELLPRVHALSGKRPVVIPPPAAAPRARLSPALRATGRTTTPTRVDAVVVGVSTGGPNALAALLPQLPADLPVPVLIVQHMPPMFTRLLADRLDATCALRVREAGDRQPVIPGQVLIAPGNRHLTVQRVGTEVRTALNEGPPENSCRPAVDVLFRTAAGVYGPNTLGLVLTGMGADGRNGSEHIVAAGGRVLAQDEASSVVWGMPGAVAAAGVADEILPLQELAGAIRRRTAVGRCAPEAGRVATDRRPPTPLAAFGGRR, from the coding sequence GTGACCCGTGTCCGCGTGCTCGTCGTCGACGACGCGGTGGTGGTCCGCAAGATCGTGACCGACGCGCTCGCCGAGGATCCCACCATCGAGGTCGTCGGCACCGCGCCCAACGGTCGGATCGCGCTGGCCAAGATCCCCCAGGTCAACCCCGACGTGGTGACCCTCGACGTCGAGATGCCCGAGATGGACGGGCTCGCCACGCTGTCGGCCATTCGCGCCCAGTACCCGCGCCTGCCGGTCATCATGTTCTCGACGCTCACCGAGCGCGGTGCGGCGACGACCATGGAGGCGCTGCTGCGCGGCGCCAACGACTACGTCACCAAGCCCGCCAACGTCGGCTCCGTGGCCGAGGCCCAGCAGCGGGTCAAGGCGGAACTGTTGCCCCGGGTGCACGCGCTGTCCGGCAAGCGACCGGTCGTCATCCCGCCCCCCGCCGCGGCACCCCGGGCACGGCTCTCGCCCGCGCTGCGCGCGACCGGACGGACCACCACCCCGACGCGGGTCGACGCCGTGGTCGTCGGCGTGTCGACCGGGGGACCCAACGCGTTGGCAGCGCTGCTCCCGCAGCTGCCCGCCGACCTGCCGGTTCCCGTCCTCATCGTCCAGCACATGCCGCCGATGTTCACCCGTCTGCTCGCCGACCGGCTCGACGCCACCTGTGCCCTGCGGGTGCGCGAGGCCGGCGACCGCCAGCCCGTGATCCCCGGCCAGGTGCTCATCGCGCCGGGAAACCGTCACCTGACCGTCCAGCGGGTCGGCACCGAGGTACGCACGGCCCTCAACGAGGGCCCCCCCGAGAACTCCTGCCGCCCCGCGGTGGACGTGCTGTTCCGCACGGCCGCCGGGGTGTACGGCCCCAACACCCTCGGGCTCGTGCTGACCGGCATGGGGGCCGACGGCCGCAACGGCAGCGAGCACATCGTCGCCGCGGGCGGTCGTGTCCTGGCCCAGGACGAGGCGAGCAGTGTCGTCTGGGGCATGCCCGGAGCGGTGGCGGCGGCCGGCGTCGCCGACGAGATCCTGCCCCTGCAGGAGCTGGCCGGGGCCATCCGCCGACGCACCGCGGTCGGCCGTTGCGCACCCGAGGCCGGTCGCGTCGCGACCGACCGGCGACCGCCCACCCCGCTGGCTGCGTTCGGAGGACGGCGATGA
- a CDS encoding response regulator — protein MRALVIDDSRATRAILSRILQSLGFSTADAADGQLALTWLADHGPVDLALVDWNMPVLDGLSFLKIVRANPAYASMKLLMVTTESDLDRMIAALEAGADEYAMKPFTAGVIREKLELLGMEMPGALTGGVA, from the coding sequence GTGCGCGCTCTCGTCATCGACGACTCCCGGGCCACCCGCGCCATCCTGTCGCGCATCCTCCAGTCGCTCGGGTTCTCCACCGCCGACGCCGCCGACGGCCAGCTCGCGCTGACGTGGCTGGCCGACCACGGTCCCGTGGACCTCGCGCTGGTCGACTGGAACATGCCGGTCCTCGACGGGCTGAGTTTCCTCAAGATCGTGCGAGCCAACCCGGCCTACGCGTCGATGAAGCTGCTCATGGTCACCACCGAGTCCGACCTGGACCGGATGATCGCCGCCCTCGAGGCCGGGGCGGACGAGTACGCCATGAAGCCGTTCACGGCCGGGGTGATCCGCGAGAAGCTCGAGCTGCTCGGCATGGAGATGCCCGGTGCGCTCACCGGGGGTGTCGCGTGA
- a CDS encoding response regulator, whose product MKILVVDDSKAMRAIVKRALSNLDRVAGATIIEAADGKEGFDTVQAEKPDLVLSDWNMPEMTGIEFLQALNDAGVAVTFGFVTSESTPEMHELAKSNGAKFLVSKPFTPESIDQALAGVI is encoded by the coding sequence GTGAAGATCCTCGTAGTCGACGACAGCAAGGCCATGCGCGCCATCGTCAAGCGCGCCCTCTCCAACCTCGACCGCGTCGCCGGGGCCACGATCATCGAGGCCGCCGACGGCAAGGAAGGATTCGACACCGTTCAGGCCGAGAAGCCCGACCTCGTGCTCTCGGACTGGAACATGCCCGAGATGACCGGCATCGAGTTCCTGCAGGCGCTCAACGACGCCGGCGTGGCGGTCACCTTCGGGTTCGTGACCTCCGAGTCGACCCCGGAGATGCACGAGCTCGCCAAGTCCAACGGCGCCAAGTTCCTCGTGAGCAAGCCGTTCACGCCGGAGTCGATCGACCAGGCGCTCGCCGGGGTGATCTGA
- a CDS encoding putative bifunctional diguanylate cyclase/phosphodiesterase, whose amino-acid sequence MRRTRSSPPANACTGWHSRPRAWAPSSPTPAAGSATWSPRMQELHGLAPGAFDGRLSTALACLHPDDRDGARAWLARRGGVTYEYRVVLDDGSIRWLEAQARVVDEDRAIGVVRDVTARHAAEDQLRYRAQHDGLTGLHNRAVLRERLAETTAARRPASLLLLDLDGFKDVNDTFGHSVGDDVLVEVADRLRRTLPDGVLVVRLGGDEFAAVVPGDSGEQVAGELLTALEPPFRLGDLELSIGGSVGVSRTPEHGVDPETLLRRADAAMYRAKAQSGTWHTYRPSDEVRAARRLQLVAQLREALQGEHGPTLVYQPKLDLRTGGVSAVEGLARWRDRDGQEVSPVEFVPLAEQYGLQNALTSRVLDEACRQIARWRDEGLDVGVAVNVSPSVLIDPGFVALVRATIEDCAIPPASVTLEVTETVFAEESDDLDAVLRRLRRLGVQLAIDDFGSGYASIGYLRRLKVDELKLDRSFTFDLLGDRDAEAIVASTIALAHALGQRVVAEGVESAAIRDRLTELGCDVAQGFAIHRPDTAEVIASWLRAGRHGHGGCPGERAGSG is encoded by the coding sequence CTGCGGCGGACGCGGAGCTCGCCGCCAGCGAACGCCTGCACCGGCTGGCACTCGCGGCCGCGGGCATGGGCACCTTCGAGTCCGACACCAGCCGCCGGGTCGGCCACCTGGTCTCCGCGCATGCAGGAGCTGCACGGTCTCGCTCCCGGCGCGTTCGACGGCCGGCTGTCGACGGCGCTGGCCTGCCTGCATCCCGACGACCGGGACGGTGCGCGCGCCTGGCTCGCGCGACGCGGCGGTGTCACCTACGAGTACCGGGTGGTGCTCGACGACGGCTCGATCCGGTGGCTCGAGGCGCAGGCCCGCGTGGTCGACGAGGACCGGGCCATCGGGGTCGTCCGGGACGTGACCGCTCGCCATGCGGCCGAGGACCAGCTGCGCTACCGGGCCCAGCACGACGGGCTCACCGGACTGCACAACCGTGCGGTACTGCGCGAGCGGCTGGCCGAGACGACCGCGGCCCGACGGCCGGCGAGCCTGCTCCTGCTCGATCTCGACGGCTTCAAGGACGTCAACGACACGTTCGGGCACTCGGTCGGCGACGACGTCCTGGTCGAGGTCGCCGACCGGCTGCGACGGACGCTGCCCGACGGGGTACTGGTGGTCCGGCTCGGCGGCGACGAGTTCGCGGCGGTCGTACCGGGCGACAGCGGCGAGCAGGTGGCCGGCGAGCTGCTCACCGCCCTCGAGCCCCCCTTCCGTCTCGGCGACCTCGAGCTCAGCATCGGAGGCAGTGTCGGCGTCTCCCGGACCCCCGAGCACGGTGTCGACCCGGAGACGCTGCTGCGACGGGCCGACGCGGCCATGTACCGGGCCAAGGCCCAAAGCGGGACCTGGCACACCTACCGGCCCAGCGACGAGGTCCGCGCGGCCCGCCGCCTCCAGCTCGTCGCCCAGTTGCGCGAGGCGCTGCAGGGCGAGCACGGACCGACGCTCGTCTACCAACCCAAGCTCGACCTGCGCACCGGTGGAGTGTCCGCCGTCGAGGGCCTGGCCCGCTGGCGCGACCGCGACGGCCAGGAGGTCTCCCCGGTGGAGTTCGTCCCGCTGGCCGAGCAGTACGGCCTGCAGAACGCGCTCACGAGCCGGGTGCTCGACGAGGCCTGCCGGCAGATCGCGCGCTGGCGTGACGAGGGGCTCGACGTCGGGGTGGCGGTGAACGTCTCCCCGTCGGTGCTGATCGATCCCGGGTTCGTCGCGCTCGTCCGTGCGACGATCGAGGACTGCGCGATCCCGCCGGCGTCGGTGACCCTGGAGGTGACCGAGACCGTCTTCGCCGAGGAGAGCGACGACCTCGACGCCGTCCTGCGGCGGCTGCGACGGCTCGGCGTGCAGCTGGCCATCGACGACTTCGGCAGCGGATACGCCTCGATCGGCTACCTGCGCCGGCTGAAGGTCGACGAGCTGAAGCTCGACCGCTCCTTCACCTTCGACCTGCTCGGTGACCGGGACGCCGAGGCGATCGTGGCGTCGACGATCGCGCTCGCCCACGCGCTCGGCCAGCGGGTGGTGGCCGAGGGGGTCGAGTCCGCGGCCATCCGCGACCGGCTCACCGAGCTCGGTTGCGACGTCGCCCAGGGCTTCGCGATCCACCGCCCCGACACCGCCGAGGTGATCGCGTCCTGGCTGCGGGCCGGCCGCCACGGACACGGCGGATGCCCGGGCGAACGGGCCGGGTCGGGGTGA
- the fliW gene encoding flagellar assembly protein FliW produces the protein MSVPDEPRVLRFRDGIPGFPTALRFVLSDLTDDGTFQLLTNVEDPSLALVVASPWLFFPDYTPELPVGDQVVLGIDRPEEAVLFCTVIADDETEALHLNLRAPFVLNARTLAARQVVLEDTGLPLRATVTAGG, from the coding sequence GTGAGCGTGCCGGACGAGCCCCGGGTCCTGCGTTTCCGCGACGGGATCCCGGGCTTCCCCACCGCCCTCCGTTTCGTCCTGTCCGACCTCACCGACGACGGCACCTTCCAGCTGCTGACCAACGTCGAGGACCCGTCGCTGGCGCTCGTGGTCGCCTCGCCGTGGTTGTTCTTCCCCGACTACACCCCCGAACTGCCGGTCGGCGACCAGGTCGTGCTGGGCATCGACCGTCCGGAGGAGGCGGTGCTGTTCTGCACCGTCATCGCCGACGACGAGACCGAGGCGCTGCACCTCAACCTGCGGGCCCCCTTCGTCCTCAACGCCCGCACCCTGGCCGCACGGCAAGTCGTGTTGGAGGACACCGGGCTACCGTTGCGAGCCACCGTCACAGCAGGAGGCTGA